One region of Primulina tabacum isolate GXHZ01 chromosome 1, ASM2559414v2, whole genome shotgun sequence genomic DNA includes:
- the LOC142540994 gene encoding uncharacterized protein LOC142540994 isoform X1, producing MDFDEYEYLESTVENPEKERLELKVNGDDDMIEFEEKDLSRKLRQRNNDYDRDDYSRPSKHPRAGKDDTSNPEKNRVSHHGLSSRDEEIEKDKNNLNLRNRDKEEGSGKERGRNRHRERERERERDKENDRNRNKREHIQGFEGVTKREGEQDRLNLRQSDRFSKRLQDEQEREGNDRQLSVDKDNKERRVDREFADRDRDTRRYKQKKEEGAVADPERDQRTVFAYQITLKASERDVYNFFSRAGKVRDVQLIMDRNSRRSKGFGYIEFYDVMSVPMAIALCGQHLLGQPVMVKPSEAEKNLVQSTPVASGEGGLGPYSGGARRLYVGNLPVTIKEDQLRQVFEPFGAVELLQMPTDLGTGNCKGYAFIQFTRLEDANAAQNLNEQLKIAGRVIKVSAVTDQFGIHNDGANITDLDDDDGSGLSLNAQSRALLMQKLDRTGTASSPGLSLPSAPIGSSSAHGPPGLAAAVLSIPAVTGPAIDAVGVPSECLLLKNMFDPNSEAETDFDLDVKEDVQVECSKFGKLKHIYVDKNSAGCVYLKFENTQSSTAAQRALHGRWFAGKMITASFMVPHDYDAKIPDST from the exons ATGGATTTTGATGAATACGAGTATTTGGAAAGTACTGTTGAAAATCCCGAGAAGGAACGGTTGGAGCTTAAGGTAAATGGCgatgatgatatgattgagtTTGAAGAGAAAGATCTGAGTCGGAAGCTGAGGCAAAGAAATAATGACTATGATCGTGATGATTATAGTCGCCCATCTAAGCATCCTAGGGCAGGGAAAGATGATACTTCTAACCCTGAAAAAAACAGGGTATCTCATCATGGTTTATCTTCAAGAGATGAAGAGATTGAGAAAGACAAGAATAATCTGAATCTCAGAAACAGAGACAAGGAGGAAGGGAGCGGGAAAGAGAGAGGCAGGAACAGGCACCGTGAAAGAGAAAGAGAGAGGGAGAGAGACAAAGAAAATGATCGGAACAGGAACAAAAGAGAACACATCCAAGGCTTTGAAGGGGTAACTAAAAGGGAAGGGGAGCAAGATAGGTTGAACTTGAGGCAGAGCGACAGGTTTTCAAAGAGGCTTCAAGATGAACAGGAAAGGGAGGGTAACGATAGGCAACTTAGTGTGGATAAGGATAATAAGGAAAGACGTGTCGATAGGGAATTTGCAGATCGAGATCGTGACACCAG AAGATACAAACAGAAAAAAGAGGAAGGGGCAGTAGCTGATCCTGAACGAGATCAAAGGACAGTTTTTGCTTATCAG ATCACTTTGAAGGCAAGTGAAAGAGACGTCTATAATTTCTTCTCTAGGGCTGGCAAG GTCAGAGATGTACAGCTAATAATGGATCGCAATTCCAGACGCTCCAAAGGATTTGG ATACATTGAATTTTATGACGTCATGTCAGTTCCCATGGCTATAGCTCTCTGTGGCCAGCATCTTCTTGGCCAGCCAGTGATGGTTAAACCATCAGAGGCTGAAAAGAATCTTGTTCAATCTACTCCTGTTGCTTCTGGTGAAGGTGGACTTGGTCCATATTCAGGGGGAGCTAGAAGGCTGTATGTTGGCAATCTGCCAGTCACTATCAAAGAAGATCAGCTTCGCCAG GTGTTTGAACCTTTTGGAGCTGTCGAACTTTTGCAGATGCCCACTGACCTAGGGACTGGGAATTGCAAGGGTTATGCATTTATACAG TTTACACGTCTAGAAGATGCAAATGCTGCTCAAAATCTAAATGAGCAACTGAAGATTGCAGGTCGAGTAATCAAG GTTTCTGCTGTCACAGACCAATTTGGTATCCACAATGATGGGGCAAATATTACTGATCTTGATGATGACGATGGCAGTGGCTTG TCCTTGAATGCCCAGTCTCGAGCGCTACTCATGCAGAAATTGGACCGCACCGGAACTGCATCAAG CCCTGGCCTTTCTTTACCATCAGCACCGATTGGATCATCTTCTGCTCATGGGCCTCCTGGTTTGGCTGCTGCAGTTCTTTCTATTCCTGCTGTTACAGGTCCAGCCATAGATGCTGTTGGTGTTCCCAGTGAATGTCTGTTGCTGAAGAACATGTTTGACCCAAACTCTGAG GCAGAGACAGACTTTGATCTGGATGTAAAGGAAGACGTGCAGGTTGAATGTTCGAAGTTTGGAAAATTAAAGCATATTTATGTGGACAA GAATTCTGCTGGGTGTGTATATCTGAAGTTCGAAAATACTCAATCTTCAACTGCTGCACAACGAGCACTCCACGGTAGATGGTTTGCTGGAAAGATGATCACAGCCTCATTTATG GTTCCCCATGATTATGATGCTAAAATTCCTGATAGCACCTAG
- the LOC142540994 gene encoding uncharacterized protein LOC142540994 isoform X2: MDRNSRRSKGFGYIEFYDVMSVPMAIALCGQHLLGQPVMVKPSEAEKNLVQSTPVASGEGGLGPYSGGARRLYVGNLPVTIKEDQLRQVFEPFGAVELLQMPTDLGTGNCKGYAFIQFTRLEDANAAQNLNEQLKIAGRVIKVSAVTDQFGIHNDGANITDLDDDDGSGLSLNAQSRALLMQKLDRTGTASSPGLSLPSAPIGSSSAHGPPGLAAAVLSIPAVTGPAIDAVGVPSECLLLKNMFDPNSEAETDFDLDVKEDVQVECSKFGKLKHIYVDKNSAGCVYLKFENTQSSTAAQRALHGRWFAGKMITASFMVPHDYDAKIPDST; the protein is encoded by the exons ATGGATCGCAATTCCAGACGCTCCAAAGGATTTGG ATACATTGAATTTTATGACGTCATGTCAGTTCCCATGGCTATAGCTCTCTGTGGCCAGCATCTTCTTGGCCAGCCAGTGATGGTTAAACCATCAGAGGCTGAAAAGAATCTTGTTCAATCTACTCCTGTTGCTTCTGGTGAAGGTGGACTTGGTCCATATTCAGGGGGAGCTAGAAGGCTGTATGTTGGCAATCTGCCAGTCACTATCAAAGAAGATCAGCTTCGCCAG GTGTTTGAACCTTTTGGAGCTGTCGAACTTTTGCAGATGCCCACTGACCTAGGGACTGGGAATTGCAAGGGTTATGCATTTATACAG TTTACACGTCTAGAAGATGCAAATGCTGCTCAAAATCTAAATGAGCAACTGAAGATTGCAGGTCGAGTAATCAAG GTTTCTGCTGTCACAGACCAATTTGGTATCCACAATGATGGGGCAAATATTACTGATCTTGATGATGACGATGGCAGTGGCTTG TCCTTGAATGCCCAGTCTCGAGCGCTACTCATGCAGAAATTGGACCGCACCGGAACTGCATCAAG CCCTGGCCTTTCTTTACCATCAGCACCGATTGGATCATCTTCTGCTCATGGGCCTCCTGGTTTGGCTGCTGCAGTTCTTTCTATTCCTGCTGTTACAGGTCCAGCCATAGATGCTGTTGGTGTTCCCAGTGAATGTCTGTTGCTGAAGAACATGTTTGACCCAAACTCTGAG GCAGAGACAGACTTTGATCTGGATGTAAAGGAAGACGTGCAGGTTGAATGTTCGAAGTTTGGAAAATTAAAGCATATTTATGTGGACAA GAATTCTGCTGGGTGTGTATATCTGAAGTTCGAAAATACTCAATCTTCAACTGCTGCACAACGAGCACTCCACGGTAGATGGTTTGCTGGAAAGATGATCACAGCCTCATTTATG GTTCCCCATGATTATGATGCTAAAATTCCTGATAGCACCTAG
- the LOC142541017 gene encoding monooxygenase 2-like isoform X1: MEAVEGVVIVGAGIAGLATALGLHRLGIRSLVLESAESLRTTGYFIGTWPNAWKAIDALGGIGQILRAKHTQLTGIMTASLTSGDITADMPVNPTESEGDLYVVNRKTLLETLENELPMGTIKYSSKVVQIQDSDGFKSLHLADGTILKAKVLIGCDGVNSIVAKYLGLSEASSAGRPVVRSFVEFKNGHGLEPKLMLFFGKGVKFGVIPCDDHIIYWFYSFRLPQDKEIVEDRLKLKQHIMNTLGKVPDKIRSLIEETDAKNLEYAPIRFRHPWNLLWGNISKQNVCVAGDAFHPMTPDLAQGGCLALEDSIVLARVLAAALRGEPRENEQQRIRKGLENYSKERRWRSIDLVWSAYVSGSIHIWDGAVLNFIRDRVLAKFLAGLFLKKAAFDCGKLT; this comes from the exons ATGGAAGCTGTGGAGGGTGTAGTGATTGTTGGCGCTGGAATTGCTGGCCTGGCAACAGCCTTGGGGCTTCACAG GTTGGGAATCCGGAGTTTGGTGTTGGAATCAGCAGAATCCTTGAGAACAACAGGATACTTTATTGGAACGTGGCCAAATGCTTGGAAAGCAATAGATGCACTTGGTGGCATTGGGCAGATCCTTCGTGCAAAACACACACAGCTTACTGG CATCATGACTGCATCTTTAACTTCTGGTGATATCACTGCAGACATGCCTGTTAACCCCACAGAGTCAGA GGGTGACTTGTACGTGGTTAATAGAAAGACGCTGCTAGAAACACTGGAAAATGAACTTCCAATGGGGACAATTAAGTATTCCTCCAAAGTGGTTCAAATTCAAGATTCAGATGGCTTCAAGTCTTTACATCTAGCTGATGGTACCATTCTAAAAGCCAAG GTGTTGATTGGGTGCGATGGAGTGAACTCTATCGTGGCAAAATATCTAGGCCTCAGTGAAGCTTCTTCTGCAGGCCGACCAGTGGTCAGGAGCTTCGTAGAATTTAAGAACGGTCATGGATTGGAACCTAAGCTTATGCTATTCTTCGGAAAGGGTGTCAAATTTGGTGTCATACCATGTGATGATCACATCATTTACTGGTTTTACTCCTTTCGTCTCCCTCAAG ACAAAGAAATAGTGGAGGATCGACTGAAGCTGAAACAACATATCATGAAcactcttggaaaagttcctgATAAGATCAGAAGCTTGATTGAAGAAACTGATGCAAAAAATCTGGAATATGCCCCCATAAGATTTAGACATCCTTGGAATCTGCTGTGGGGAAACATAAGCAAACAAAATGTTTGTGTTGCCGGCGACGCGTTTCATCCTATGACTCCTGATTTAGCCCAAGGGGGTTGTTTGGCACTTGAAGACAGTATCGTTTTGGCCAGGGTTCTAGCCGCCGCCTTGAGAGGAGAACCCCGAGAGAATGAGCAGCAAAGAATCCGAAAAGGGTTGGAAAATTATTCCAAGGAGAGGAGATGGAGAAGCATTGATCTTGTTTGGTCAGCATATGTGTCAGGTTCAATACACATATGGGATGGGGCtgtgttgaattttattagaGACCGTGTATTGGCTAAGTTCTTGGCTGGCCTTTTCCTTAAGAAGGCTGCTTTTGATTGCGGCAAACTTACTTAA
- the LOC142541017 gene encoding monooxygenase 2-like isoform X2, which translates to MHLVALGRSFVQNTHSLLDMPVNPTESEGDLYVVNRKTLLETLENELPMGTIKYSSKVVQIQDSDGFKSLHLADGTILKAKVLIGCDGVNSIVAKYLGLSEASSAGRPVVRSFVEFKNGHGLEPKLMLFFGKGVKFGVIPCDDHIIYWFYSFRLPQDKEIVEDRLKLKQHIMNTLGKVPDKIRSLIEETDAKNLEYAPIRFRHPWNLLWGNISKQNVCVAGDAFHPMTPDLAQGGCLALEDSIVLARVLAAALRGEPRENEQQRIRKGLENYSKERRWRSIDLVWSAYVSGSIHIWDGAVLNFIRDRVLAKFLAGLFLKKAAFDCGKLT; encoded by the exons ATGCACTTGGTGGCATTGGGCAGATCCTTCGTGCAAAACACACACAGCTTACTGG ACATGCCTGTTAACCCCACAGAGTCAGA GGGTGACTTGTACGTGGTTAATAGAAAGACGCTGCTAGAAACACTGGAAAATGAACTTCCAATGGGGACAATTAAGTATTCCTCCAAAGTGGTTCAAATTCAAGATTCAGATGGCTTCAAGTCTTTACATCTAGCTGATGGTACCATTCTAAAAGCCAAG GTGTTGATTGGGTGCGATGGAGTGAACTCTATCGTGGCAAAATATCTAGGCCTCAGTGAAGCTTCTTCTGCAGGCCGACCAGTGGTCAGGAGCTTCGTAGAATTTAAGAACGGTCATGGATTGGAACCTAAGCTTATGCTATTCTTCGGAAAGGGTGTCAAATTTGGTGTCATACCATGTGATGATCACATCATTTACTGGTTTTACTCCTTTCGTCTCCCTCAAG ACAAAGAAATAGTGGAGGATCGACTGAAGCTGAAACAACATATCATGAAcactcttggaaaagttcctgATAAGATCAGAAGCTTGATTGAAGAAACTGATGCAAAAAATCTGGAATATGCCCCCATAAGATTTAGACATCCTTGGAATCTGCTGTGGGGAAACATAAGCAAACAAAATGTTTGTGTTGCCGGCGACGCGTTTCATCCTATGACTCCTGATTTAGCCCAAGGGGGTTGTTTGGCACTTGAAGACAGTATCGTTTTGGCCAGGGTTCTAGCCGCCGCCTTGAGAGGAGAACCCCGAGAGAATGAGCAGCAAAGAATCCGAAAAGGGTTGGAAAATTATTCCAAGGAGAGGAGATGGAGAAGCATTGATCTTGTTTGGTCAGCATATGTGTCAGGTTCAATACACATATGGGATGGGGCtgtgttgaattttattagaGACCGTGTATTGGCTAAGTTCTTGGCTGGCCTTTTCCTTAAGAAGGCTGCTTTTGATTGCGGCAAACTTACTTAA